A genome region from Setaria italica strain Yugu1 chromosome III, Setaria_italica_v2.0, whole genome shotgun sequence includes the following:
- the LOC101785763 gene encoding BTB/POZ and MATH domain-containing protein 1: MASKSSPPRPAASRGPVITLTTTRAFTFPNYSKAAQLPAGEALRSKAFDFHGRSWRVKLYPTGFTPATRDFVAVFVKCRTQPFDFYDAVVTVKILDKKGEGTVFDDATAKTTALAIGDSVFSKGYVEFARRREVAAACVRDDDSIIVRCTLLIDAEVVAKPPLVLPWRRTAKADDGGGMVVPTPSWMKSFALDSATDTDAASTSTATGVPEVVTGSHTLTISQFSEKKALLACGECLRSAQFRLGGSNWYIKVYPNGHDAGSKDNVSFFLARGRSGEPETTAEFAFELANFKEAGGNNKSAKVRATFDNSNANSSEHLGFQRAAAELQSAPQMRSDRLIVRCKLGVFRGKPPCPLLAEAPAIAAPPDTRSSDFLWLLKSQEGSDVTYAVGGTTFRAHSCILSARSPVFREEMRELVDNPEKYPWRYINVEEEEMTAQAFEALLHVVYTDQLPGMSYVDPTEETVEAMLFAAERYGAERLKLRCEQWLCSFVTPLTVADILSMAVRYDLRLLEDACVKYATPDHLWEHVKGTEGFNRLRASCPHIVREIEGKQRKY; the protein is encoded by the coding sequence ATGGCGTCCAAAAGCTCTCCGCCGCGCCCAGCGGCCTCGCGCGGCCCCGTGATCACTCTGACGACGACGCGAGCCTTCACCTTCCCCAACTACTCCAAGGCGGCGCAGCTGCCGGCGGGAGAGGCGCTGCGATCCAAGGCGTTCGACTTCCATGGCCGATCGTGGCGGGTCAAGCTGTACCCCACGGGCTTCACCCCCGCCACGCGGGACTTCGTCGCCGTCTTCGTCAAGTGCCGCACCCAGCCGTTCGACTTCTACGACGCCGTGGTCACGGTCAAAATCCTGGACAAGAAAGGCGAGGGCACCGTCTTCGACGACGCCACCGCCAAGACGACCGCGCTGGCGATAGGCGACAGCGTGTTCAGCAAGGGCTACGTCGAGTTCGCCAGgaggcgggaggtggcggcggcgtgcgtcCGCGACGACGACAGCATCATTGTCAGGTGCACCCTGCTCATCGACGCCGAGGTGGTGGCGAAGCCGCCGTTGGTGCTCCCGTGGAGACGCACGGCCAAGGCTGACGATGGCGGCGGCATGGTCGTCCCTACGCCATCGTGGATGAAAAGCTTTGCACTAGACTCCGCGACCGACACGGACGCGGCTTCGACGTCCACAGCCACCGGCGTGCCGGAGGTCGTGACCGGGTCCCATACGCTCACCATCAGCCAATTCTCGGAGAAGAAGGCGTTGCTTGCGTGCGGCGAGTGCCTGCGCTCCGCCCAGTTCCGGCTCGGCGGGAGCAACTGGTACATAAAGGTGTACCCCAACGGGCACGACGCCGGCAGCAAGGACAACGTGTCCTTCTTCCTCGCCCGCGGGAGGTCCGGCGAGCCGGAGACGACGGCCGAGTTCGCGTTCGAGTTGGCCAACTTCAAGGAGGCCGGCGGCAACAACAAGTCCGCCAAGGTGAGGGCGACGTTCGACAACAGCAACGCGAACAGCTCGGAGCACCTCGGCTTccagcgcgcggcggcggagctccagTCTGCCCCGCAGATGCGCAGCGACCGCCTGATCGTCCGGTGCAAGCTCGGCGTGTTCAGGGGGAAGCCGCCGTGCCCGCTCCTCGCCGAGGCGCCGGCGATCGCCGCCCCGCCGGACACCCGGTCCTCGGACTTCCTCTGGCTCCTCAAAAGCcaggaggggtcggacgtcaCGTACGCCGTCGGCGGCACCACCTTCCGCGCGCACTCGTGCATTCTCTCGGCGCGGTCGCCGGTGTTCCGGGAGGAGATGCGGGAGCTCGTCGACAACCCGGAGAAGTACCCATGGCGGTACATcaacgtcgaggaggaggagatgacgGCGCAGGCGTTCGAGGCGCTGCTGCACGTGGTGTACACGGACCAGCTGCCGGGCATGAGCTACGTGGATCCGACGGAGGAGACGGTGGAGGCCATGCTCTTCGCGGCGGAGAGGTACGGGGCGGAGAGGCTGAAGCTGCGGTGCGAACAGTGGCTCTGCTCGTTCGTGACCCCGCTCACGGTGGCGGACATCCTGTCGATGGCGGTCAGGTACGACCTCCGGCTGCTCGAGGACGCCTGCGTCAAGTACGCCACGCCGGACCACCTGTGGGAGCACGTCAAGGGGACAGAGGGGTTCAACCGGCTCAGGGCGAGCTGCCCCCACATCGTCCGAGAAATTGAGGGCAAGCAGAGGAAATACTAG
- the LOC101764690 gene encoding probable protein phosphatase 2C 45 isoform X2: MEDFYETKIDCVDGQIVGLFGVFDGHGGAKVAEYVKENLFSHLLRHPKFISDTKVAIDDAYKSTDSEFLESDSSQNQCGSTASTAVLVGDRLFVANVGDSRAIICRGGNAVAVSKDHKPDQTDERQRIEDAGGFVMWAGTWRVGGVLAVSRAFGDKLLKQYVVVDPEIREEVVDDTLEFLILASDGLWDVVSNEEAVAMTRSIQDPEEAAKKLLQEAYKRESSDNITCVVVRFLHGQGSSGYA, from the exons ATGGAAGACTTCTATGAAACAAAAATTGACTGTGTGGATGGTCAGATAGTTGGTCTTTTTGGAGTATTTGACG GTCATGGTGGTGCTAAAGTAGCAGAGTATGTGAAAGAAAACCTGTTCAGCCATCTTCTTAGGCATCCAAAGTTCATCAGTGATACCAAAGTCGCTATAG ATGATGCTTATAAAAGCACCGACAGTGAATTCTTAGAATCTGACAGTAGTCAAAATCAGTGTGGATCGACTGCATCAACTGCTGTCCTTGTTGGTGATCGCCTCTTTGTCGCAAATGTTGGTGACTCTAGGGCCATCATATGCAGGGGAGGAAATG CTGTTGCTGTTTCAAAAGATCACAAGCCTGATCAGACTGATGAGCGGCAACGCATTGAAGATGCTGGAGGTTTTGTGATGTGGGCAG GAACATGGCGTGTTGGTGGTGTACTTGCTGTTTCTCGTGCTTTTGGTGACAAACTCTTAAAGCAATATGTAGTTGTGGATCCGGAGATCCGA GAGGAAGTTGTCGATGATACACTCGAGTTTCTCATCCTTGCAAGTGATGGGCTGTGGGATGTGGTCTCCAACGAG GAAGCTGTCGCCATGACCAGATCCATTCAGGACCCGGAAGAGGCTGCAAAGAAGCTCTTGCAAGAGGCCTACAAGAGGGAGAGCAGTGACAACATAACCTGTGTTGTCGTGCGCTTCTTGCATGGGCAAGGTAGTAGCGGATATGCCTAA
- the LOC101764690 gene encoding probable protein phosphatase 2C 45 isoform X1 — MGYLSTVIGNPTDGSPVSGGGLSQNGKFSYGYASSPGKRASMEDFYETKIDCVDGQIVGLFGVFDGHGGAKVAEYVKENLFSHLLRHPKFISDTKVAIDDAYKSTDSEFLESDSSQNQCGSTASTAVLVGDRLFVANVGDSRAIICRGGNAVAVSKDHKPDQTDERQRIEDAGGFVMWAGTWRVGGVLAVSRAFGDKLLKQYVVVDPEIREEVVDDTLEFLILASDGLWDVVSNEEAVAMTRSIQDPEEAAKKLLQEAYKRESSDNITCVVVRFLHGQGSSGYA, encoded by the exons ATGGGGTACTTGAGCACGGTGATCGGCAACCCCACCGATGGATCGCccgtcagcggcggcggcctcag CCAGAATGGTAAATTTAGCTATGGCTATGCAAGCTCCCCTGGTAAAAGGGCTTCCATGGAAGACTTCTATGAAACAAAAATTGACTGTGTGGATGGTCAGATAGTTGGTCTTTTTGGAGTATTTGACG GTCATGGTGGTGCTAAAGTAGCAGAGTATGTGAAAGAAAACCTGTTCAGCCATCTTCTTAGGCATCCAAAGTTCATCAGTGATACCAAAGTCGCTATAG ATGATGCTTATAAAAGCACCGACAGTGAATTCTTAGAATCTGACAGTAGTCAAAATCAGTGTGGATCGACTGCATCAACTGCTGTCCTTGTTGGTGATCGCCTCTTTGTCGCAAATGTTGGTGACTCTAGGGCCATCATATGCAGGGGAGGAAATG CTGTTGCTGTTTCAAAAGATCACAAGCCTGATCAGACTGATGAGCGGCAACGCATTGAAGATGCTGGAGGTTTTGTGATGTGGGCAG GAACATGGCGTGTTGGTGGTGTACTTGCTGTTTCTCGTGCTTTTGGTGACAAACTCTTAAAGCAATATGTAGTTGTGGATCCGGAGATCCGA GAGGAAGTTGTCGATGATACACTCGAGTTTCTCATCCTTGCAAGTGATGGGCTGTGGGATGTGGTCTCCAACGAG GAAGCTGTCGCCATGACCAGATCCATTCAGGACCCGGAAGAGGCTGCAAAGAAGCTCTTGCAAGAGGCCTACAAGAGGGAGAGCAGTGACAACATAACCTGTGTTGTCGTGCGCTTCTTGCATGGGCAAGGTAGTAGCGGATATGCCTAA